In Pagrus major chromosome 23, Pma_NU_1.0, the genomic window aaatgggataaaacatgaaacgggaaacgctcgttatccgttttttccattattcatttgagcataaaatcgaaaactgaaaaaaacgagtcgttatccgttttttcattttagtttaggaaacgaatactgagaaaaggaattgttttttcgttttcttatttttggttttattttgaaaaacgaatgaacgaatgatacacggattctTATACCAACTGTCTATATCAGGTGACTCAGGCTATTTCATATATTAACTGGTTGTTTTTCAACCTTCTTCTGAagcactttttatttcactttcatcCAACTCAAAATTTAATGTTGTTTACATTATGATACAAGTAGAGATATGTCTGACATAGATAGGTTAAATACCTGTAACGAGCGTAATATTCTTTTCAAACCCTCATAGTCTTTGTCAGTGAGCGGCGTGAGGACTGTCATGGCATCTTCTGTTGACTGACACTGCGGGCAGACATATACATCAATGTGATTGGCCTCACTCTGCAGGATGCCCACACAGCGCCCGTGGTACCAGTTCTGACAGCGGTCACAGCCAATGTAAAACCTGCGGGTGAAAATTAGATACATCGTGGTGAACACAACAGTGAAGGtttcatacataaaaaaaaatgaggactGAATATGTCTAATGTTTACACTTAGTTATGTAATTTATAAAGGGCCATACTGTGATTCGTCATAAGGTGTCCTGCAGATGCAGTATAACTCCTCATTGCTTCCTCCCTCCTGACCACGTTTGCAGTCATTACATACAAAGTCCTCCAACTTCTTGGCCTCTTTCTCTGTGATACCAACACACGCGCCGTGGAACCAGTTGGAGCACAGGTCGCACCCGATGTAAAACCTGAGAGAAATACATCATCTTAATTTTGTCTTGTCATAACAATGATTAAATTCAGTGTGCAGCACACGTGTTGTACAGTGGCATGTTGACATGTAATCACAGTATTTGAGCTTACTTCGACTCGTCGTAGGGCGTTTTGCAGATACAGTACAATTTGCTGTCCTTCTTGTGATCCTTTGAGGTAGAGGagagtttcttcttcttcttgtgtttcgATGAGCTGGAATCTCTGtccttgtctctgtctctgtccttttCCCTGTCCCGATGTCTGTCCCGCTCTcggtctctctccctctctcgatccccgtctctgtctctatctcgGTCTCTATATCTGTCTTTGTCCTTATCCCTGTCCCGTTTCTTGTCCTTGTCGTGATGCCTGTCCCGAtccctgtttctgtctctgtcctcttcccTCTTACGTTTATGGGATGATGAAGGCGAGGGTCCTGTGTGTGGACTGTGAGAGGAATGTGTAGATTGAGAAGGATGGGAGGAGTGGGAAGCGGCAGCCTTGACTGTTGCTGCAGCAGCCTGGGCGATGGCAGCTCTcgctttctccttttctttctgtagCCTGGCTATGTCCCGCCTCAGCTCCtcctaaaaaagacaaaagacatgGAATATAATTCATTTAATGCAGGATAAATAATGGTTCCTGATATCTTGACTATTATAGCTATCATGGTGATGGCAGGCTGTGTGCTAACCTGTActtgcagctgcagctccttgTCCAGCAGAGCCCTCTTCTTCAGGATCTCAGCCTTCAGCTGTTCTTTGTGCTTGTACAGCAGTGCAGTCAGCTTGGTGGCGTTCTGTTTGGAGCGTTTctgctccaccacctcctccttctttctcttcttagCTGCCTGCTTCTCGTCCTTCTCGATCTTGTCGAGGATGAACTTCATCACCTGGTTGCACACGATCattctaaaaaacaaaaggacaacAGACATTTATATTAGGAAAGATGGACAACAAGACCTGAGGAAAATATCATAACGCTCCACAATTCTGATTATTAAGTCCCAGACCTCTGGTTCTCCTCTCGCTCAGCTGCAGCCAGGCTCTTCCTCTGTTTCAGCTGTTCTGCTGTAGCATTCTGCTTCACCACAACCTGACAACAAAGAAACGCAACATTAATATTTACGGTAtgtattttcaaaaagaaatgaatCAGTGTAAATTTTTGAGTCACACCTGTTTTTGGATGCCATCCCCGGGGCTAACAGCCTGCAGGTTCTGCTCTTTCTGTTCCCTTTTAGCCTCAtggtgtttcttcttctttggttttggttgctgttgctgctgctgctgctgctgctgctgctgctgctgttgctgttgctgttgctgctgctgctgttgctgctgctgctgttgttgctgttgctgctgctgctgctgctgcatcctCTGGAGCTGCTCCTGCACGCTCGCTGGCGCCTGTATGGTCACCATGTTCTGGATCTGGTGGGCCTGGATTTGTCCCCCAGTCTGCTGGATCTGGATAGGCAGCTGTAGTTTGATCTGCTGAGGAACTGCGCCCCCCTGCTGCTGCGCCTGTGCCTGGATCTGAGCTTGAATCTGGGCAGCGACATGAGGTGGCAGAGCTGAGAGGAGCTGGACCGGCTGCTGGAGGCCTGGGACTGTGATGAGCTGATGCCTGATCGGAGACTGGACCTGAAGCTGAGGCTGCGCTTGAACTTGAGTTTGGTTCTGAGGCTGGAACTGCACTTGGAGCTTCGCTTGGACTTGGGGTTGGGCTTGGACCTGAAGCTGTTGTTGGACCTGCGGAGGTGACTGCACTTGAAACTGGGGCTGAGTTTGGACCTGGGGTTGCTGTGTGGCCTGAGGTTGAGGCTGAACCTGGCTCTGTTGCTGGAAGTGGACCTGAACCTGGGGATGGAGTTGGGTTTGGATCTGGGGCTGGAGTTGAGCTTTGGCCTGAGACTGAACCTGGGGTTGAGGTTGGACTTGAGGCTGTTGCTGAGCCTGGGGCTGGGTCTGAGCTTGTGTTTGAAATGGAGCTTGTACCTGGGGATGATACTGAGGTTGGACCCTTGACTGGAGCTGGGCTTGAGCTGTGGCCTGGACCTGGGGTAAGGTTTGGTTTTGGGACTGAAACTGCACCTGAGGTTGAGTTTGAGTGAGGGGCTGTAATTGGGCTTGGGGTGGTTGCTGAGTTTGTGGCTGGAACTGAACTCGGACCTGGGGGTGGTTTTGGCCTTGTGCTTGGCCCTGAATGGGTGGCATCTGCTGGACTTGGCCATAGGGTTGGACCTGAATCTGAGCACAGATCTGGGCTGGACGCTGGGTTTGGGGCTGCAGCTGAGGCTGTGTCGTTCTCACAGCAGTAACAACAGAAGAGACTGGAGATCCCTTCATATGAACCTGCACTGCTGAGACTGGAATTTGAGACACTTGCTGCATTGATACAACTGTGGGGTGCTGGACTTGTACTTGAGcttgaggaggaagagatgctTGAGGCAGAGGGGTAATGGGTGAATGTGTGGAGACTGACGCAGGGGCAGAGGGCGGTGCAGTAGCCAGGGCAGACGACTGAACGGGAGCTGCAGCCAGCTGAGCGGGCTGAACTGGAGTCTGAGCTTGAGATGAAGCAGGATTCCAGACCTGAGGCTGAGCTGCCCTCTGCTCCGTCAGAGCTACAACAGGAGGGAGAAGAAGCCATGTATTAAAAAGAAGTCCACCATTGTATACAGTCAATTTTACAACAAGAGGTGCCACCCAAGCAAGTTGATGAATGTGATCAAATCAGCACAAACAGTATACCTCATCACTGCTAATCACTGAAAACATTACCCCCCCATTTTATCCAACCAATGctcatgaaaatataaaaatatatattggtATAGTGGgatgtttttgaaatgtttttatcatgaaaataaatcacaaatcaGAGTAGGCCTATATAGACAATGACCTCATGTTTGGATATTTCTTGAAGCTGTTTAAGTTATATTATAGAATAATTATGAAGTTTAATGAAACAATCCTGGAACTTGAACttctaccttttttttaaaaatacatttttacttttgaacACTCTGACATTATTGGAATTTTTTGGATTATAAGAAAACTCTGGCATCCTCCATCAGCTGCGCCTGCGAGTCGTGACCTGGCGCTGCTatcttaaaaacacatttgaagttTGCAGACTTAGTAGCTAAATCTGAGCTCTGCCGTCATTATTGACATGACAGTGACGAGATCAGGTCAGAGGTGCTTGCACCATGACGCACACCGGCTTTTGTAAAATTGCTAAagggagacctattatgcttattcatctttttcatttttattcagtgtgttatttaggttcttgtgcatgtaaaagatctttaaagataaaaagttgaaagtctgcaccaacatAAGCTTGACATGAGTGGTTTTTTTACCTGGCACTGACGGTGTTGTAAAGGTGGCCGTGACTGGCGTGACAACAGCGTTGGCCACAGCAGCGTGAAAGGGAACAGGAGCTGTGGGTTGGATTTGGGTCAGAGCTTTGCCTGGGGATGGGACAGCGATTTGGGTAGACACAACAGCTATGACGGGAGCAGAGACGGGAGCAAGAGCAGGGGTTGGAACTTGGACAGGTGAGGGAAGAGAGGCAGAAACGGGCATCTGGGCCAAGTTAGAGTGGCCTGAGATGGGGGCTAAAGCAGGGGCAGGAGCAGTAACATGCATCTGGAGAGGAGCTGAGGTTAAGGCTGGGACAGGGCTGAAGGCATGTGTCTGGAGCTGGGATTGAGGCGCGACTTGTCCTGGGACAGGCAGTGACACTGCAGTTTGGGTTTGTGTAGGGAATGAGCCTGGGGTAAGGGTGGAGACTGCATTTTGTGCTGGGGCAAGCACAGGTCTTGCCACTTGGGGTTGTGCGTGGACAGAGGCTGGTGTGGAGGATAAAACCTGGGCAGGCACAGAAGTGGATATTTGAGATTGTGCAGGGGCTGATAATGGTGTAGCAACTGAAACTTGGGTTTGTAGAGGGACTGAGGCTGGGGTGGGGGCTAAACGTGGCATTTGTGTTGGGGCTGGAATAGGGGCAGTCATTTGGGTTTGGGCTAGAGCTGGAGTCGTCTGAACTTGGGCTGGACCTTGGATCTGAGAGGTCTGAGCTACAGCAGGCTTTGTAGGGGAAGCAGTAGTGGGAGATGAAGTTGAAGCTGATGAGGACGGGGGCATGGGAGTGAAGAGGAAGCGCTGGACTTGGCCATTGGGCATTGCTGCCTGCATTAGCTGCTGACCAGGACCAGGGATGACTGTCACACCCTGTGGGATGATTTGCAACTGTCCCTGGGTCTGGCCCTGACCCTGGATCACCACCGTCAGACCTGGGTTTCCACCCTGCAGAGTTCAGGACAAAACAAATCTAGTCTTCAGCTGTCGTTGATACAAAACTAACCTTTCTTTACATAGCATCATTCAAAACAAAGAGGTACTTTACAACActttgcaaataaaaatgatcgATTTTATGAAAGACCCCAAGaggaggtaaaaataaaaaaaaatgctctcaCCTGAGCACCCTGTGTTAGCTGCATTAGCTGTGCCATAGTGAGTTTAACTTGACCCTGCTGTGGTCTGTTGGCCTGGGAAGAAACTATGGGTGGCTGTCCAGGTGCTGTGGCAGCTGCGTGAGGTGACGGTGCAGCAGTGCCAATCGCTCTCTGAGCTGCAGTCGCCTGCACAGGTGTAGAGCCAGGCACAGCTGTGGCTCCAGGCTGGCCACGGCCTGTCGGGATCAAAGCCTGCTGAGGTTGGCCTAGAAGGGATAAAGGTTGTATTTGTTAATAAATAAGACATGAGCCACAAAGGCGGAAGACAATCATTAGCAAACTGAAAATAATCGGATAGACAGAGCACCTTGTTGAGCAGGACCTCTTGTCACTGCTGTGCCCATGGAGGTAGATGGGGAAGGTGACTGGCTCTTGATCGCGCCAGGCTGTGTTTGGCCTCCTGCTGTGATGGCCTGTTACACCAAGCATAAGGTAAGACCATCAGTCACCATgcttaacattttaaattttttccTAATGTGGACAAAGCGAAAGACAACAGACCTGTTGCTGGGTAGTTGAGGCAGAGGTGGTGGCTCTGAGGTTGATGTTGCCAGTTGTAGGATGTAGCGTGCTGTATGTCCTAAGGTTCGCAGGGGGCCCAGAGGGGAATATGCCAACGACTTTTTGCTGGACTACACCTGTTGATAATCCATATTACGTAAGGAAAGAAGCAAACATGCACCGGGTACATGCAGTAATACGTGTCAAGAATGTAACGATGCAGGGAAgcatgcactgtgtgtgtgcagagaaaaacattaGATGTCTTGTTGGtttcaaaaaataattaaaaatatttttaaaagatcCAGTTTAATTGATAAAAGTAGTTTATACACAACTCGGATGAagttcagacaaaaaaaacaacaactaaaaactaaacaaaaaacacaatctgCCGCCAAACTTTTGGCTATAGAAGCTCTCTCATCCAacgtaaaaagaaaacaagaaaagcacTGATGATGACATCCATGCTCATCACCAATACTGATCACAGGCAGATTTTTCATCCCACATGACACTCTTCAATCCATTTTGGCAAGTGTAAACCAAAACCAGCGGAAATGGATCACACTTGTGCTCCCTACCTCCTTGCGTGGTGGGCATGTTGAGCGTGACAATCTTGCTGTTTGCGGGCAGCGGGAGTTTGGCGGCGAGGACTTGGCCAGCCACAGTCACTGGGCTGCCAGCGATCTGGAAGGTTTGCTCGGAGGTGGCGATGCCGCTAGCCACGGTGGCCACCGAGCCGGTGGAGGCTGCAAGACACACCATGCCACCCTGCGGTCACGCATAGCCATAATGGCCACCACGGCAGCCAGTCTACGGCTGCGGTGTCCACTGGAAGGTTTGAGTCAACCAACAGGCTGATATTTAGAAAATTTGGGATCATTACTTTGCCGTGTGTTTATAATCTGATGATTAACAGGCTGTCATGTAGCCTTTTGGGATAGAAATGACtcaaaaaaagtgaaaattgaaTTTCAACACAATTGTAAGTGGACACCACAAGCCAAAAAGTCATTTTGGCAAGCCAATCACATTTACCAATGTAGGAACTTGACACAAAAAAGATAGTCATGCCAGTGATCGACTTCTTACTAACTGATGGCGGtcaaatgacaacaataaaaaacaaaaaatgaaaaaaatgaaaagggaaaaaccaaaacaaaagtctCTTGTGACAAAAAGCTTTGTTTGTCTTGCTCTAACAATATGATGGATGacaggtaaaagaaaaaaatccagacaTTAAATGTAGGTATGTATGTTCAGATGGGCTGGTGATTATGCAAATACTCTTTCAATCTTCAAATAGACTTCAGCCGCCTTACCTGAGCCGTTGTTGGTTTGACCCTGTTTGACCCAGGAGGCAAAGGACTGATGGAAGTTTTTGTCTTGCTGGAAGGAGACTGGAGAGCCCAGTTTGGAGGCTAGGACCATCTTGGTTCCAGGTGTGACCTGACCTGTTCTCTGACCCGTGGACGCCAGGGTGCCGGGAGTGCTGGGGGTGCTGGCTGAGGTGGTGGTTGCTGATGAGGGAGTGGTGGCAGGTGTACCTGGCCTCTGCTGCTCCAGACGTttctaaaacaaaaatgttacaaCATATTAGGTCTATAGAGAGTTGGTTGACCTCCCAGTAGAGTGCTGCCCAACTGAAACCTAAACACTGGCTTGaatttgtgtgtgcagtgttcCTACCTGCTGAGCAGCAAGTCTGGCCTGTTTCAGCTGATTCTCCAAATGGGCTTTGACATCCTCTGCTGTCTTGAGAGTGCTGCCAGTCTTTGAGGGGTCAAGACCCTGTGCCTTCTCCCTCTCTATTCTGTAACATCAAAGGGAAAAGTGACAATCTGGTCAATCAATGCTCTAGTAAAACAATGAATTATTGCCAGAAGAGGCTCCCTGTGTGTTTCTCACCTTTCTGCAAAGGCCCTGATCTCCCAGAGCTCCAGGTCTTCTTCAGCCACCCATGTCTCCACAGCAATGGGCCCCGTCAACTTGGCTGGCTCCTGCTTCTTGGGCCTCAAGGCGCTTGATCGCAGTCCTTTCCTCTGTGGTGTGGGGGTTTCTACTCACAGGAGACATGAAACAATTTATTCATTATCCTTACAAAGCATTACCAAATGTCTCAAATGCATGTCATGGTCAACTGTAAAATCTAGCATTGTCTGCGAGCAAACGTTTAGCCTTTACCTTTTGGAGTGTCTCTGTTCCCGAGGGGACAGATGATCTTCCTGATGCAGTACTCAGAGCGGATGCCGTAAGGTCCCACGTCTCTCCGTTTTATAATTTCTGTTGTAAtgatgtctgtctctgtggtttctataatgaaaatgaaatgtattagCACAATTATTTAAAGCGCAAACTCTTCATGCAACTCTGACTCATCTGTGCATTTGAGGGTGGAGACACCAATGTTTTGTTGGGAGAAACgcaagaagagaaaacagacgAAAACATTTGAACTAAAACAGAAACTAAAGTCAGACGGCTTcctcacagacacagagaacaCAGGCCCAAAGGAAGTGAAACATCAGTGCAGGTGAAGATGAAGTGTGCAGCATTTTCTCACCTTTGCGAGTCGTCCCTACAGAAGCAGAGGGTTTAACAGCCATGTCGTCCCACCTCAGGCAGGCCCACAGCAGCCTCAGCATCAGACTGACCCCTGCCAGAGACCTCACAGTCTGGAGACGGTACCTGAATTGGACACAGTCATAAAAACATGAGCTCCAAGCACTAAGGAtttttagaaacacattttaatttactgtatttgtatttttgcatcCTGGTGACATGATGTTGTGCTCATGGATTTAAAGAAATGTCTTAATTTCTGATGCCGACATTCATTTGTGTCTGAGCTACAGTTGGACTATAAATCAAAATACTGTAagtataagtaaaagtaaaataagatTTTCAATCTGCCATTGTAAACCTAGAGTGCCCGTTCTAAATGTATCTTTTAAGTCTCCCAAACAATCAGTAACAAGATCTAAATGTGTTACCAACCTCCATGTTATCCCAAAAGTGGGCCTAGGTGATGGATAAGGCCAAATATCTGGGGCAGGCTTGGCGTTGTAGTTGAAGATGGGCACCTCCCTGATGCTCGCCCTCCTCGCCAGCCTCTTCAGGTCATCGTTTGGCAGGATGAAGATGCTCTTCTTGCTGCTTTTGGTGACAAACTTGCGGTAGGACGGCAGGGCTGTTCCCGAGCGTGCCTTCTTAGATTTGGAGAACCTGAGGAGGCTGACTCGGTCTCTGGTGGAGTACTCTTTACTAATCATGGAGCTGGTCGTTGTCGAACCAGAAGTTCCCATCTTGGTGTCGGTGACTGGAACTTTGGTCTTCTGTGGGACGACTGCCTTGGAGGTGggctgggtggtggtggtggtggtggtggttacAGAGGAGATTGTGCTACCTGCTGCTTCAGATGTCACATCAGACTGAGGAGCGTTTTGTGTCTCTGCGGCAGTCTTCAAACCTTCACTACTGTTATTGTCGGCACTATTACTATTCAGGCAAGAAAGGCTTGAGGATGGAGGTTTCACGGGTACTGTTCCTTCTTTCTCATTCATATTCAGAGTGTCTCCTTTCTCTGCCACGTGGTTCTCTAGTTTCGGCACTTTCAGGGGAGGTGGATGACACATGTCAGACACATCGTTTTGTGAGAGGTTTCCATTCATCAGAGACTTGACAGGCTCTTTCTGAGGCTCTTTAACATCACCTGGGACTCCACTGGCTGCGTCTGAGTTGACGTTTGAGTCTGTGGCGATGGGAACTCCTACTTTCCCGTTCATCTGCACCGGACTGGTCTTGCTTCGGTCAACCTCCGTGCTGTCTGTGTCGCTCTGTCCGCTGCCTTGTTCCATTTCATCATACCCACGTTTCTTAGCACCCTCTCCCACTACAGCCACCTCtgacttctgtgttttttctttgctttctaTTGCATCTGATATAcagttgtttttactgttgAGCTCAGTGTTTGCTAAAGGTCCTCCATTCACTTCTTTGTGAGCTAAGGCCTCTGCACCGTTCCCCTGCACAGCATTTACCTCCATCTGTTTGCTGTGGTTGGGTGCTGTGAAGTCTGACTTTACGTCCAAGTTGTCTGCCTTTACCTCCATCTTCTCCTGCTCAAAGTTAAGCTTCTTAACCACATGGTCTTTAACTTGAACActgtcctccttctcttcttttacACACGGCGTCAGAGCAGACTGCGGTTTGCCCAGTGTGGATCCTTCAGTCTTGACAGTGGAAGCAGGTTTCGCAGCAGCCATTTTGGACAGCAGGGCCGCCTGTCTCATCCGCTCTAgcctctgcttctcctccaaGGTGAACTGTTTTACGCGGCGCTCCAAAAGCCCATCCAGTTTGGAGGGTCTGACCTTCTTCTTATAGGCTGTCCGCAGCTGGAAGCCCTCGCTGACGTTCACAACATCGTAATAGGGCTTTGGTGCTGCGTTCTCCTCCGTCTTGGGTTGTTCATCTTTCTGGATTGGTTCTTCGGTCACAGGCTGCACAGAAGGCGAGGAAGGGCCTTTGTCTTCAGCCTTATCTAgaacagagagtaacagagcTCAGTGGATGGTGAAGATTTATAACCATCCACAACCTTCATcaagaaaaatcaaaaataaaggAGAGATCATTTAATTTCAAAGATTTACCTTTCTTACCACTTGAAGCAGCAGTTTCAGAGCTGGGGTCAACCTCcattttttcatcttctcttttctcctcttcatttgttcccctctcctcctctgtggggttttcttcctctttgggGGTCTGAGGTTCGCGGTCCTCCTCTGATGAAGTGCTCTGTGCTGACACAGCTACAGATGCTTGTTTATTGTCGTCATCCGCAGTGTTTTGTGTAGACTGCTTCTCAGTTTCCATCAACTTTTTCTCCTTATTTGTGCAAGCTGCTGCATTTTCCTTGCTCATTTTAGCTGCTATAAAGACAGTGGGAAGAAAATGAGAACACGAGCCAAACATGCCAGCAGCAGAAGAATACATCGAGGAAAATTATGCCAGTTTAGCCCTTACCCTCCAGTTCTTTGCGGTAGTTTACGTTTGTGTTCCCTGGTAGCTTTGGAACAAACCGTGGCACTCGAGTCTTACTGACCCAGCTCCAACCGCCATACCCTGTCACTCTGTACTCCTCGCCCTTCTGCTTCCACACCTTGATAGAAAAACACGCAAGTAAGCCATAAAATAATGAAGTTTTCAGATGAAGAACCGCAATGACTTCAGAGAACATTTgtaaaactgacaaacaaaaaacaaaatctcacaCAATGTGTAGGCTGTACGGCAATATGAACACTATATCAATATACCACTGCTTTGATCTTTAAATGCACTAGGTCAGTGACTCCCTACCAGGGGTGCTTGTACTGAAGTATGATTAGTTTATGATTTGAACTCCACAGGTCACAGTTGACAATGTCTGAGAATCGGTTCTCAAACAGGGGGCTACACAATTCACTAGAAGTAAAGACTAAATGAACGTCTGAAACTGTGAGctaaaacaaatgaataaacagtttaaatgtATAGCTAGTtataaataaactgttaaaatagTTCACTAATACTAATTAATACAGTTTAACTAGTTAGATAAAAGTAATAAGTCGAAAGTTGttaaatagttagctaaaagtaataaAAGGGCAAAATTTGCAAGCTAAAGCTAATAAACAGTTGAAGTAATTTGCTGAACGTATTGAATCAACGGTTGAACATGTTAGCTAAAAGGAAtagataaatatttatatttgttagCTAAAAGCACTGAACAAACAGTTAAAATAGTTAGCTACAGCTAATCAAAATAGTGAGCTCAGAGTaatgaataaacagaaaaagattCAGTACAAATGCCAACCTTATCTAAACAACGTAAACACTGacagtttaatttataaaatgttgtaacTACATCAATTTTATACTCTTAATAGTGTTACAATTTTGTGTTAAAAGGttcaaatcaattcaaattAACTCATTAGGAACATTAGCTTGTGCTAATAAAGGGCTGCGTGGACTTTAAATCTGCTTAAGATCAGTATGTGTGAAGTAAAACCTCCTCCATGAATGACAGACAAAAGACGTTGCTATTTTACCTGGTGCTTGATGGGGATGGTGTACTTCACCCAAGTGGCCTGCTGCAGTGTCTCCTCATCCTccagttttttctctctctttttcaccttctccttctcctcccgcTCCATGGAGGTCATGCGATGTAGCCTGAAGGAGGAATGCACAGTGTATAACCAAGATGTAAGGTGCGAGGGCGGTATTGAAATAGAAAAGTTATAATTGAGTCTGCTGCGTGTTTGGTGA contains:
- the bptf gene encoding nucleosome-remodeling factor subunit BPTF isoform X1, with the protein product MRGKRGRPPKPLQADEPSPASTRGLRPRRNLKPRLRDSGDEDVESPTRESPKSARKKKRGSVASTRGRGRGRGGGGGRGGRGGRGGRRTPASKTVVYDDHESDEDDDAVSLRSEEDEFVEEEPQSEEDEALKEDSDCLEEDVLDEEEEAEDDASYCTESSFRSQSTHASTPGKKKGRAPRPRTPILEEKEIPPLVLPDTSEDLLVTNEELLNATSIYEVLRNFSTVLRLSPFRFEDFCAALVGQEQCTLIAETHNSLLKAILREEDSSNTTFGPADLKDSVNSTLYFIDGMTWPEVLRAYCESDREYHHVLPYQEMDEYPYGPLGSKIKVLQFLVDQFLTTNMAREELMSDGSMQYDDHCRVCHRLGDLLCCETCSAVYHLECVKPPLEEVPEDEWQCEICVAHKVPGVTDCVTEVQKNRPYIRQEPIGYDRHQRKYWFLNRRIIVEEDGEHEKKKIWYYSTKTQLEELMMCLDKEYWEMDLHATLEEMKEEVQAHMDITEDLTNKARGNNKAYLTAVNDVITERLKIRRESKETKKQTGEARQEAETGSVKMAEEEITSPLDNGERKDSEPKEVTSSQAAVVPPATEESSSSDPNPVSAPQDTVAPKTESLEPSKETQPAHSQSSESGESPPLAKLDRTEEDAKAESSREDKHPDESQALTQNSPQQPSSQPEASSGSSQVSGCGSLRKPEQPDLVDRSSQSSFTSQDGTDEYNERVKGERGRTAGQDSNNQTPRGSKESSPVRSDGDATRLSFLKRDLIVNLNNLFKLGQEGKYRVYHNQYSTNVLALNKHQHREDHDKRRHLSHKFSLTTAAEFKWNGSIYGSRSLTVSTLRLTIIQLETNVPGPFMHPNWASHRTNWNKAVQMCSKAREFALALAILECAIKPVVMLPVWKDSLGHTRLHRMTSMEREEKEKVKKREKKLEDEETLQQATWVKYTIPIKHQVWKQKGEEYRVTGYGGWSWVSKTRVPRFVPKLPGNTNVNYRKELEAAKMSKENAAACTNKEKKLMETEKQSTQNTADDDNKQASVAVSAQSTSSEEDREPQTPKEEENPTEEERGTNEEEKREDEKMEVDPSSETAASSGKKDKAEDKGPSSPSVQPVTEEPIQKDEQPKTEENAAPKPYYDVVNVSEGFQLRTAYKKKVRPSKLDGLLERRVKQFTLEEKQRLERMRQAALLSKMAAAKPASTVKTEGSTLGKPQSALTPCVKEEKEDSVQVKDHVVKKLNFEQEKMEVKADNLDVKSDFTAPNHSKQMEVNAVQGNGAEALAHKEVNGGPLANTELNSKNNCISDAIESKEKTQKSEVAVVGEGAKKRGYDEMEQGSGQSDTDSTEVDRSKTSPVQMNGKVGVPIATDSNVNSDAASGVPGDVKEPQKEPVKSLMNGNLSQNDVSDMCHPPPLKVPKLENHVAEKGDTLNMNEKEGTVPVKPPSSSLSCLNSNSADNNSSEGLKTAAETQNAPQSDVTSEAAGSTISSVTTTTTTTTQPTSKAVVPQKTKVPVTDTKMGTSGSTTTSSMISKEYSTRDRVSLLRFSKSKKARSGTALPSYRKFVTKSSKKSIFILPNDDLKRLARRASIREVPIFNYNAKPAPDIWPYPSPRPTFGITWRYRLQTVRSLAGVSLMLRLLWACLRWDDMAVKPSASVGTTRKETTETDIITTEIIKRRDVGPYGIRSEYCIRKIICPLGNRDTPKETPTPQRKGLRSSALRPKKQEPAKLTGPIAVETWVAEEDLELWEIRAFAERIEREKAQGLDPSKTGSTLKTAEDVKAHLENQLKQARLAAQQKRLEQQRPGTPATTPSSATTTSASTPSTPGTLASTGQRTGQVTPGTKMVLASKLGSPVSFQQDKNFHQSFASWVKQGQTNNGSASTGSVATVASGIATSEQTFQIAGSPVTVAGQVLAAKLPLPANSKIVTLNMPTTQGGVVQQKVVGIFPSGPPANLRTYSTLHPTTGNINLRATTSASTTQQQAITAGGQTQPGAIKSQSPSPSTSMGTAVTRGPAQQGQPQQALIPTGRGQPGATAVPGSTPVQATAAQRAIGTAAPSPHAAATAPGQPPIVSSQANRPQQGQVKLTMAQLMQLTQGAQGGNPGLTVVIQGQGQTQGQLQIIPQGVTVIPGPGQQLMQAAMPNGQVQRFLFTPMPPSSSASTSSPTTASPTKPAVAQTSQIQGPAQVQTTPALAQTQMTAPIPAPTQMPRLAPTPASVPLQTQVSVATPLSAPAQSQISTSVPAQVLSSTPASVHAQPQVARPVLAPAQNAVSTLTPGSFPTQTQTAVSLPVPGQVAPQSQLQTHAFSPVPALTSAPLQMHVTAPAPALAPISGHSNLAQMPVSASLPSPVQVPTPALAPVSAPVIAVVSTQIAVPSPGKALTQIQPTAPVPFHAAVANAVVTPVTATFTTPSVPALTEQRAAQPQVWNPASSQAQTPVQPAQLAAAPVQSSALATAPPSAPASVSTHSPITPLPQASLPPQAQVQVQHPTVVSMQQVSQIPVSAVQVHMKGSPVSSVVTAVRTTQPQLQPQTQRPAQICAQIQVQPYGQVQQMPPIQGQAQGQNHPQVRVQFQPQTQQPPQAQLQPLTQTQPQVQFQSQNQTLPQVQATAQAQLQSRVQPQYHPQVQAPFQTQAQTQPQAQQQPQVQPQPQVQSQAKAQLQPQIQTQLHPQVQVHFQQQSQVQPQPQATQQPQVQTQPQFQVQSPPQVQQQLQVQAQPQVQAKLQVQFQPQNQTQVQAQPQLQVQSPIRHQLITVPGLQQPVQLLSALPPHVAAQIQAQIQAQAQQQGGAVPQQIKLQLPIQIQQTGGQIQAHQIQNMVTIQAPASVQEQLQRMQQQQQQQQQQQQQQQQQQQQQQQQQQQQQQQQQQQQQQPKPKKKKHHEAKREQKEQNLQAVSPGDGIQKQVVVKQNATAEQLKQRKSLAAAEREENQRMIVCNQVMKFILDKIEKDEKQAAKKRKKEEVVEQKRSKQNATKLTALLYKHKEQLKAEILKKRALLDKELQLQVQEELRRDIARLQKEKEKARAAIAQAAAATVKAAASHSSHPSQSTHSSHSPHTGPSPSSSHKRKREEDRDRNRDRDRHHDKDKKRDRDKDKDRYRDRDRDRDGDRERERDRERDRHRDREKDRDRDKDRDSSSSKHKKKKKLSSTSKDHKKDSKLYCICKTPYDESKFYIGCDLCSNWFHGACVGITEKEAKKLEDFVCNDCKRGQEGGSNEELYCICRTPYDESQFYIGCDRCQNWYHGRCVGILQSEANHIDVYVCPQCQSTEDAMTVLTPLTDKDYEGLKRILRSLQSHKMAWPFLEPVDPHDAPDYYRVIKEPMDFSTMETRLQKRHYHKLTEFVADVTKIFDNCRYYNPNDTPFFQCAEVLEAFFVQKLKGFKGSRLSDS